A window of the Juglans microcarpa x Juglans regia isolate MS1-56 chromosome 5D, Jm3101_v1.0, whole genome shotgun sequence genome harbors these coding sequences:
- the LOC121266428 gene encoding NAC domain-containing protein 1-like, whose product MEAENGKERKPILMAAVTTQSFTNNSGEQPQVALDCNTPESNDNSLITTNNIGAAHDLGFPADLDDESNNFNSNSKIKDQGFFSKPPGYRFLPTDEELIIFYLEKKVWNQPLPINKIVEVNLYAYNPDFLAAKYKDYQEDQLYIFTPRDRKYQNGRRPNRATGDGYWKATGADRKIKSNGTIVGYRKALVFYIGKAPKGKKTDWIMHEFRVKDSPCSERGSNGMRLDDWVLCRIYKKAVKSIKIQIEDNAPVMVGSTSLLDDHDGRDDEMNFGNLEAAAIADVEVPIIGAWDNMLTTTASTFQNGFQQPEFDAQCSNAHALDTGATFNGYFNYASPHDLPATMVPPIGWSNWVYNSTDQRVFGSNYPNEPSEFQEDLLMSLPSQLDPSSYSFYQESYVHLPGSVPNNNPVDRDGSEESDD is encoded by the exons ATGGAGGCTGAGAATGGCAAGGAACGTAAACCGATTCTCATGGCTGCTGTTACTACCCAATCATTCACCAATAACTCTGGAGAGCAACCCCAAGTAGCCCTCGACTGTAATACACCAGAGAGCAACGACAATTCATTGATCACAACGAATAATATTGGAGCTGCTCATGATCTAGGGTTTCCTGCTGATCTCGATGATGAGTCAAACAATTTCAACAGCAACAGCAAGATTAAGGATCAAGGATTTTTTTCCAAGCCTCCCGGGTACAGATTCCTTCCAACAGATGAAGAGCTCATCATCTTTTACTTGGAGAAGAAAGTATGGAACCAGCCCCTGCCAATTAACAAGATCGTGGAGGTTAACCTATATGCATATAATCCAGATTTTCTTGCAG CAAAATACAAGGATTATCAAGAAGATCAGTTGTACATTTTCACCCCAAGAGATCGAAAGTATCAAAATGGAAGACGGCCAAATCGAGCTACTGGTGATGGATATTGGAAAGCCACCGGAGCTGACAGAAAAATCAAATCCAATGGAACAATAGTTGGGTATCGGAAGGCATTGGTTTTTTATATAGGAAAGGCTCCAAAGGGTAAAAAGACCGACTGGATTATGCACGAATTTAGAGTCAAGGATTCACCCTGTAGCGAAAGAGGCTCAAATGGCATGAGG TTGGATGACTGGGTCTTATGCAGGATTTATAAAAAAGCTgttaaatcaatcaaaattcaaattgaagATAATGCTCCTGTGATGGTTGGTTCAACTTCACTGCTAGATGATCATGATGGGAgggatgatgagatgaattttggAAATCTCGAAGCTGCCGCTATTGCTGATGTTGAAGTACCAATAATAGGTGCCTGGGATAATATGCTGACCACCACGGCCAGTACCTTCCAAAACGGGTTCCAGCAGCCAGAATTTGATGCTCAATGCAGTAATGCTCATGCTCTCGATACTGGGGCTACTTTCAATGGCTACTTCAATTATGCAAGTCCTCATGATCTTCCTGCCACGATGGTTCCACCAATTGGGTGGTCCAACTGGGTGTATAATTCCACAGATCAGAGAGTCTTTGGGTCTAACTATCCAAATGAACCGAGTGAATTCCAAGAGGATCTGTTGATGAGTTTGCCATCTCAATTGGATCCTAGTAGTTATAGCTTTTACCAAGAGTCGTATGTACATCTTCCCGGTAGTGTTCCAAATAATAATCCTGTTGATAGAGATGGCAGTGAAGAGTCTGACGACTAA